Proteins encoded by one window of Haliotis asinina isolate JCU_RB_2024 chromosome 6, JCU_Hal_asi_v2, whole genome shotgun sequence:
- the LOC137286493 gene encoding uncharacterized protein, with amino-acid sequence MKSSIILLWVVVLFCANAQDTGDTEPSVKGILDGLKTGFSKTLGSIFGLAKDKFKLVLSGLKKLKKSVAKGILNKFIDLRDKQHDFGDAESVQRVAQMMQVLEEDIQQQETNGASTSYVNMASLAVPLLAMLALRL; translated from the exons ATGAAGTCTTCCATCATCCTGTTGTGGGTCGTCGTCCTATTCTGTGCTAACGCCCAGGACACCGGAGACACGGAACCGTCGGTAAAGGGTATTCTGGATGGTCTGAAGACAGGATTTTCCAAAACTCTGGGTTCCATCTTCGGCCTGGCAAAGGATAAGTTCAAGCTGGTCCTCTCCGGTCTGAAAAAACTGAAGAAGTCAGTGGCTAAAGGAATCCTGAACAAGTTCATTGACCTGCGAGACAAGCAGCATGATTTCGGAGACGCTGAAAGTGTACAGAGAGTGGCCCAAATGATGCAGGTCCTGGAAGAGGACATCCAGCAGCAGGAGACCAATG GGGCATCGACGTCATACGTTAACATGGCGTCCTTGGCGGTTCCTCTTCTGGCAATGCTAGCGCTGAGGTTGTAA
- the LOC137286798 gene encoding uncharacterized protein: MQSSIVLLCIVLVCAHSTMSDTRGNHPIQVTRNTHVTTVTQVTTMSRHRPIVSIIVDGLTTKFSKHLSSIFDLDEEDFKDILKALGKLKLAVLKALLNKFFDLKDKHHDFGSAQNVQRVAQMMESLEANIQQRDILDGLTTKFSKYLPSIFKLDEDDFKDILKALGKLKLAVLKALLNKFFDLKDKHHDFGSAQNVQRVAQLMESLEENIQQRDILDGLTTKFSKYLPSIFKLDEDDFKDILKALGKLKLAVLKALLNKFFDLKDKHHDFGSGENFQRVSLLMESLEENIQQQELASGSSTAYLAMTSLAFPMVAVLAMN, from the exons ATGCAGTCCTCCATCGTCCTTCTGTGCATCGTACTGGTGTGTGCGCACTCCACCATGTCCGACACCCGAGGCAACCACCCCATCCAGGTCACCCGGAACACCCATGTCACAACGGTCACACAGGTCACCACAATGTCACGTCATAGGCCGATAGTAAGTATTATCGTGGATGGATTGACCACCAAGTTCAGTAAACATCTCTCATCTATTTTCGACTTGGATGAGGAAGACTTCAAGGACATCCTGAAAGCTCTGGGGAAGCTAAAGCTGGCGGTACTGAAGGCCCTCCTGAATAAATTCTTTGATTTGAAGGACAAGCACCACGATTTTGGAAGCGCACAAAATGTCCAGAGAGTGGCTCAGATGATGGAATCATTGGAGGCCAATATCCAACAGCGGGATATCTTGGATGGACTGACCACCAAGTTCAGCAAATATCTGCCATCTATTTTCAAGCTTGATGAGGATGACTTCAAGGACATCCTGAAAGCTCTGGGGAAGCTAAAGCTGGCGGTACTGAAGGCCCTCCTGAATAAATTCTTTGATTTGAAGGACAAGCACCACGACTTTGGAAGCGCACAAAATGTCCAGAGAGTGGCTCAGTTGATGGAATCATTGGAGGAGAACATTCAACAGAGGGACATCTTGGATGGACTGACCACCAAGTTCAGCAAATATCTGCCATCTATTTTCAAGCTTGATGAGGATGACTTCAAGGACATCCTGAAAGCTCTGGGGAAGCTAAAGCTGGCGGTACTGAAGGCCCTCCTGAATAAATTCTTTGATTTGAAGGACAAGCACCACGACTTTGGAAGTGGTGAAAATTTCCAGAGGGTATCCCTTTTGATGGAATCACTGGAGGAGAATATTCAACAACAGGAGTTAGCTAGCG gGTCATCTACGGCTTACCTTGCCATGACGTCATTGGCATTTCCTATGGTGGCAGTTTTGGCTATGAACTGA